The Nomia melanderi isolate GNS246 chromosome 4, iyNomMela1, whole genome shotgun sequence genome segment GCTGCAAGAGGATCGTGCAGAGGCTGAAATATTTAGAGAGTGTTAGTAAGTAGTCAGGCTTAACACTTTCACACCGCTGTGATTTCCAGTCTTTCTCATTTGGTgactgaattttcaaaattgatagaaatattgaaattgaattaattctcttataaattaaattaattggattaattctcaactatatggcaatgCTTTCTACGAGAGACGAGTGAATTTGTATGATACTTATCGAAGGAACTTTCAGCGAAGAGTCCTGTGTTCGCTCACATAAATGCCACGCTGCACGGCCTGTCGACGATCAGGGCCACTGGGCCAGAGGTCACGAAGCTGCTGCAGACTCAATTCGACCAGCTGCAAGACGTCCACACGAGCGCGTGGTGCGCGATGCTCATGACGCCGCAAGCGTTCGGCGTGTACCTGGACGTAGTCGCAGCGTTGTTCGTTGGATGCCTcggtttcattttcatttctttagacAGAAGTGCGTGTCGAGAACGGtgcgtttaacactaggtttacggaacgcgttaatttagaaatattattttgtacatgtTTATACAATTAGCTACCATCAAATTTCCAGTTTCTACAATCTGAATAAAcaagcatcaattcttttaggaataatagaatgaagacaataaatgcccgtaaacctagtgttaatctacACTCGCAGACCAATCAGAATGTTTTCCTTAGGTGCCTTTCTGGGGGGCGACGTCGGCCTAGCACTGTCGCAGGCGCTTGGTGCCCTGGGCATGTTGCCCCATGGTTTGACAAGAAGCATAGAGACGTCAGCGTACATGGCATCGGTGAATAGGTTATTACAGTATACCAAACTTCCCGAGGAAGGAGAATGGGAGAGTAAGAATCCTCCGCCCGCAGAATGGCCGCAGCACGGCCATCTGAGCTTGAAGAACGTCAGCCTGAGATACGAGAAAGACGAGCCACCGGTTCTCCAGGTGTGTACGAAGAACACTCGATTCATCACTGGATTGTATTCCATTCTGGAACCTGACTGTTCCAGGATCTGAACGTGACGATAGAGGCCGGATGGAAGGTCGGCGTGGTAGGCAGAACCGGTGCCGGGAAATCTTCCTTGATCTCGGCCCTGTTCCGTCTGTTCCCCGACGGGATACAAGGAGAAATAAAAATCGACGGGTCGGACGTGAGCCAGCTGGGTCTGCACGAGTTCCGCTCGAAGATATCCATCATCCCCCAGCAGCCGTTCCTCTTCTCCGACACCGTGCGCAACAATCTGGACCCCTTCAACGTCTACGACGACGCGCAGCTGTGGGACAGCCTCCGCCAGGTGGAGCTGACCGACCTCGTCCTGGACCAGAAAGTGCACCGGGGCGGGAGCAACTTGAGCATCGGCCAGAGGCAACTGATATGCCTGGCGAGGGCCATCTTGAAGAACAACCGCATCCTCGTCTTGGACGAGGCCACGGCCAACATCGACAATCGGTAATTCTCGTAATGGAGAATGAGGAACGTCGTCCACCTGTTGGCAGTGAACGTAACGGCGTTATGTTTCAGGACCGACTCGCTGATCCAGGAGACGATACGCACCAGGTTCGTCGACTGCACGGTCATCACCGTCGCCCACCGCCTGAACACCATCATCGACTGCGACAGGATCATCGTGATGGACGCCGGTCGCATCGCGGTACGATCAGGTTTACAATGTTGTTGTCAAGAGTATAGCTACTGTGGAGTGGCTCGCTCATAAGTGGTTTGTGGGAACAGGAATTCGGCTGCCCCCATGAGCTCCTGCGCGACAAGCCCAACGGGATCTTCTCGCAGATGGTGGAGAACACGGGGGTGACGATGGCGCAGACGCTCCACGAACAGGCGGAGAAGGCTTGCCTGGACAGGAAGAACCAGAGTCCGGATCGAACCAGGAAGATCTCCACCGACACGGATTCAACTGATGTCATCGCTGAGACCATACTGTGATGGGATCTTGGACTGAAATAATATAgacaatgaatgaatgaataagtGACTGAGAAAATGTATTTAAGCTTCGGCCTTACTTGAGTGGGACAGAACGTGAATTATTTTCGTAACACGTGCAGTACTGTTTCAATGAAAGCCACGCATACAGAACGCTCATATCAATGATCCAAGAATGCTGTAAACTAATTTATCATTCGACATGCATGTAACATGATTTTTTTTAGTTTCGTATCCTCGTTATCCTCGTGTTCGCTGTGTATTGTTTATCGTGacgaataaattttaatagGAAATTCATGGTCTGACCATCACTCTTGACAAATTCTATTCCAGCGGTGCATTATAAATATCCCTGTCGATATCAACGCAATGGTTCGTTGTTGAGATCCATAGGGAATAATGGAGACGAAGAAAGTGTACACGAAACGGAATTCAAAGGAGGTCGCTGGTCTGttgagtaaaatatttttcaggtGAGCTTCTCTATCGTTGCTTCTTCCTCGTTCCAGACGGTGAAGGGCGAGACAACGTTCCTCTTGGATTatctaaaacaaaattatagtagTAAATTAGTACACGTGGGTAATTAAGGTATCCTGtttatacttaacactaaacctaccagacgggtcaaaaccattcctgatttctttttgcaattattaaaataacggatatttctctgagaaattgttcaagagattgatttggcaatacgcaaactgaattgtaaattacagTCTTGATAAAAGGCATTAATTAACAAAGAATTAAAAAGACATTTTaactcggtaggtttagtgttaaattacctTCTCTGTTCATTGCATCCTATTCAGAATATTCTTgggaattatttagaaaattttatttatctcaATCGCTGTTATTCTAAGTATTATTACCACCACTATTCATCCAGGAGACGATACGCACCAGGTTCGCCGACTGCACGGTCATCACCGTCGCCCACCGCCTGAACACCATCATCGACTGCGACAGGATCATCGTGATGGACGCCGGTCGCATCGCGGTACGATCAGGTTTATAATGTTGTTGTCGCGAGTATAGCTACTGTGGAGTGGTTCGCTCATATATGGTTTGTGGGAACAGGAATTCGGTCGCCCCCATGAGCTCCTGCGGGACAGACCCCACGGGATCTTCTCGCAGATGGTGGACAAACGGAGAAGTGCTTGGACAACGGAAACGAACGATGCCTGGATCTAATTAGTCAGTCCTCTACTAACAGTGGGTCCATTGACGTCATCGCCCACAGTGTACTTGAGGTAGCgggttttcaagaaaattaaagCCGGAAGAATGTAGGAAGGTAACGCAAAACGGAAGcaactgaaataaaaatcatttgtatacatatacagggtggaaattataaagcgttacagtcgagtATCTCCGGAAATATTGATTACACGCAAACATCTTTCAgacgaaaacaaataaaacggtcacaccttttctccatttttctgcaggtttgaccttgaatgaccttgagccataggtcgttgaattcgtcttaaaacaCGCTATTCGATTGTGGATAAAAAATGGTGTCGTTCCATTTGagaaaagaaagttgaccttcacctcaccttggagcgtccaccaggaaaaataaaaattccaccaAGCGACGTCCCCCTCGGTATCGAACAACtctcgtctgaaacatttttgcgtgtAATCAATATTCTCGGAGATACTCGACTGTAACGCTGTATAATCTCCACCCTGTATACACACGTGACGAGCGTGTATCCagatttgttatatttatttaaaatcgaatatatctATACAAGTGTAACCTTCTATGGAAAATGAGAAATCGTTTTTTCCAGTGTTCAAAAATAACGATATCGCAAtcgtatttagaattttttccattttcgatAAATATTCGTGTCCACGTGATTAGCCCGAACGCACTTATGGCGGTGGTGACACTAGTCTCCCTCTCGGAAATACTTTACCATGAAATCGTCTGAGTCGGTACGTCGAGCGTAATAACTGCGAATAACAATTTGTCCGAAGATGCGTGTCGTGAGTTCGTTTCCCCGAACGAGAGAAATTAATCTGAGAACAGAACACGTTACACTCGCACGTATTACAGTGTGTGGCACACTACGGTGAAAACCATGGTTAATTTGTAAAAGGATTCTCTGAACGTACCAGGCTCGCTGACTCGtcggaggaaaagaagacaTTTTGGAAAACGTAGAATCACGAAATtattattctctctctctctctctacgcTCTGTTTGGGCGTCTAATTCTACAAACGAGTTGTTGTCGTCAATGATTCCCTTTACTAAATGAGATTACACGGGACCTTACATCACACTTACAGCGTAAAAGGCAATTAAGTTCCTATGATCTTGCCCAGGAGTAATCCCCTGAGATCAATTTTGTCTCTGCGTTCTAAAAACTTCAAACGAGTACGTTTATGTTCCATGTATATAAGTGTTTGGATACGCATGTGTTCCTATGTATAAGGTGTCGTAATATGTAAATCCTCTCTCTTCATTTCTCTTTGTTATACGGTAAATTCGTTACTAAAGTAGACCCTAGTAAGTATACGTTGCTCTTCATAAAATGTACTTCTCTCAAAACTTCAAATTAATGTTTATCGGATTAGAATATTTCTGAGGAAACACGGTGATCCTCGCGGAATTCGCTATGGAGGCCCCTCTAACAGGGGAATCCCTAAGTCTTGAGCTACACGGTCCGCATAAACTGATATCTAAATCCGCGTTCGGATAGCCGAACGTCCCGAATCTCCCAAATACAACAAGTACGGTAACACAGTCTACGTAATACGCGAACGTGTCGCGTTATTTGCATACAATTGAATGAAAAGTACAGGAGAGATCATAAAGTTGTGATACATAACGCATTGAGTATATATTACTTAACCTTA includes the following:
- the LOC143174453 gene encoding putative multidrug resistance-associated protein lethal(2)03659, which translates into the protein METKKVYTKRNSKEVAGLLILLPPLFIQETIRTRFADCTVITVAHRLNTIIDCDRIIVMDAGRIAEFGRPHELLRDRPHGIFSQMVDKRRSAWTTETNDAWI